The window TTTCACCCTCTCAATATTACTTGCCACGTAATACCATTTTACCATAAAAATGCGCAAAAAGCAAGCTCTTTCTCGCTTTTTGCGCATTTTTTATTGATATTTCCCTTCGTATTACTTGCTTTGTTGAAAGTTAGGGTTTAAAAAGTTGACACCTATCGGGCTGTTTTTTACGTTTATATATATAGAATCAATCATTTAAATCTCAAGCTTTTAGGATTCTATCTAATCTATTATCGGGAGTGATGCATATGCTTGTATTATAACAAAAATTTTCCATCAGCACGTATAGCATTAAGCAGTCATAATATAATTTTATGGCCGCGTCAGTGCTTATACGGTTCAAACAAAAAACAAATTTATTACGGAGGAACATTATGAAGTTTAAAAAGGCTTTGTCCGGCATCTTGATTATGATACTTTTGATTACATCGTTCTCAACGCCCACGATCGCTCTGCCCCAAGACGAGACCCCTGTTACCTTTTCACGCTGTTCCGGCGGTGAATGTGACTGCCAAAATGACTGCTGCTCCTCCTGCGGCTGCGCGGAATGCGGTGGTTGTGAAGAATGCGGCGGCGAATGTCACGATGATTGCTGCGCCGAAAGCATAGTATCATCATCTGTTTCAAAGAACACCGTAACTCAGACAAAAGAAATTACAATAAATGACCTGGGACTCGACGAGAAGACTGTCGAAGAGATATATAAAAGAACAATGGAAATAAAGGATTCTTACGCGTCAGAAAAGACAAAGGAAATGCGTTCTCTTTACTTTGAAGGTAAATTAAGTGAAGACGATTGGATGAAGTATCAGGACGAACGTCCGGAGGAAGAAAAATACGCTAAGCCGTATTCACAAATTCTGCAGGAAGTTTTGTCCGAGTATGTGGGAACGGAAGTCGCGGAAAGCGTAAATATCACAAGTTCAGGCAACAACGTAAAATCCGGCTGTAACCATGTTATGGGCGAGTATTATTACACATATAACCATCCGCATCAGCAGTATTGTGATTGTGTGGCTATGTGCGGATATACCGAATATTATAATGTATACGGAACCTCCCCGACATGCTGCCGTTGCAACGGACATACGCTTTCTAATTTCGGGACTCCTGGAAGTCATGGTGAATTCGGGCATTCAAGAAGCTACTATTGCGCGGCATGCAATAAAACGGGATACGAATATGTGTCTGTTAATCCTTGTTGTGCTTGCGGAAATCATGTCGACGGACTTGGTATTCATTATTACGATACCGCACATCCGCATGCCGAATACTACGAATGTATTAATTGTATGGCTGTGGTTTATACCGGAAATAATTACTCCGGAGCGTATCCGGGATGCTCGACATGCAATCCCATACATGTGCATTCATATCCTTCCACATGGTCAATAAGCTCGACACATAGTGCGGGAGGGCATCTCCGATATAAACAATGCACCGGTACTGGATGCTCACATCAAATAACAGACGGTTATGAACAACATTATAATAACTGCACAAGCTGTACACACACATATCCGTCATCGTGGACTATTTCAAGCACGCATACTACGGAAAACGGCATAAACGGACATTTAAGATATAAAGTTTGTACATACAGCGGATGTAATATACAAACGACAGATGGATATGTGATAAGCACAAGCTGCTGCGACTGTGGGTATCATAACTATTCCAATGGTCCACATTATGACTCATCACATCCTCATGCGGAATATTACACCTGCACACGTTGTGGCGGTACTAATTATACCGGAGCATATTACAGCAGAGTATATCCTGGGTGCGCATCATGTTCATCAATCAGCGGATATTATTTCCTAACAAAATATGGCACAAACATGCGGATGAATGTTTCAGGAAGCGATGATGCTGAAGGCACCACAGTAAAGCTTTATACAAGCGACTCAACAATGGCACAAAAATTTAGGATTGTTAAAGAGTCAGGAACAGAATTTTATAAAATATATGCTGTTTGCAGTACATATGGCCATTATAGAGGCTTGGCTTTATCAGGTAACTATATAGTCATATCAAACAATCCAACTAGTTGGAATCTCATAAAACAAAGCAACGGTAAATATAAAATTTCTCCCCAGAACAGTTCACTGTATATAAACTATGGTCTAAATAATATGTTGGTCCTTTCATCTGTAGGAATAACTTGGGAACTCTCAGAAATAGCCTCTGAAAGTAAAACAATTTGTGTAAAGATTAATAATGTGCCTACTCCGGGTGCAACAGTTGAGATTTATGCTAAAAATCATCCCAACAAAAAGCATGTTTTTTCCACAGATTCAAACGGAGAATTACAAATTGATTTAATAAGCGGATTGAGTCATGGAATCAATGTAACAAAAAGCGGATATCTAATTGAAGCCTTTCCAAATGTGGACGGAGGTAATATAGCTTCTGTTACAAATATTGACCTTGTTCTTGTTGGTGCTATGAGTCAGTATTTTACCGCGCCTTTTTCAGGAACAATAACTGTTTCAAGTAAGTTCGGGTGGAGATGCTTTACTTACATAAAAAATGGTGAATTAAAGTTGAATTACAAGAGGCATAATGGGATTGATATACCAAAGCCTTCCGAAACTCCTATATATGCTATTTGTGATGGTATTGTTATTCAATCAGATTTTGATCAATATTTGGGTTATTTTGTTACTGTTAATTCTGTAGTAAATGGAACAGAATACTACACAAGATACCAGCATATGTTTGAAGATACTAAAGTCGGCCTTGGCCAATTACCTGATTCTCATATAGTAGGACAAGTTGGAGACACTGGTGAAGGTTCAGGCAATCACCTGCATATACAAGTTGGTATTGGTAGCGTTAATAATGTAGGTGACCCTGCAAGATATTTCAGTTATAGTTATTAAAGGAGTAAACACATGAAAAAACATATAACAGCTTTATTGTCTATTGTGCTTATCACTGCATTTCTGCTTGCTTCTTGTGCGGAAATAGAAACTGATACAAGACTTCCCGGCAATATGGTAAACGGAACAAATATAGGAACTGTTGACACTGTATCAGCGCCCCAAACAGACATATCGGATACTGAAACAATTTTCGAAACCGGCAAAGAGACAGCAGAAAAGCCCTTTGTTTGGGTGACAAATGCGGAAAAAGTCAAATATCTGATGCCGGATATTGAATACCGTGGAGAAGAATACTGGTGTTCGCATTATGATTATATAGGAAGCGGGACATCGTTCCATAACATTCCTGGTATCCTTATGGACTATTTAAATTTAACTGAAAATAAAGATTGGGATGACTTTATTGAAAACAAAGTCTATAAAAGGACTTATAAATTAGATGAATGTGATTATAGCTTAAGTATATATGATGTTATACACTGGATAGATATTCCATTAAGTGAATTGAAATATATTTATTACAATTCTATTTTAATGTATAGCATGGATTGGAATTTTGATGTTTTATATGCAGAAGACATATCAGAAGCAGATAAATATTATAATTATAAAAATAATTATAATAAAATTGTTTATCGTACCAGCTTATCGAATGAACTTTGGCATAAATTAGCCCTATGCAAGTTAGCTTCAAAAAAAGATAATGATAAACTCAACAAGATTCTTGAAAATAGCACAGCAAAAATACAGCACCTTACTTCTGAAAAGCACCCGTATAAGGAAGAGAACATGAAATTTTCTTTCATTTCAATTCCTGAATATATATATGCATTTGATATTACAAGAGAAGAATTCGAAGCGGCTTTCAGAGATGACAGCGGATTTGTTTTCACCTATGACCTTGACCGCATTTATAATCAAAAAGATGAGCTGATGAAACAGATTTCGGCAGCTAAAACACTCCTTGACATATACAACATCGACGCGTCCCTCCGTCTCGACGGGTAATTATCTTACCTCATCTCAAACCATATTCCCGGAACAGGCATCGCCTGTTCCGGGGGCGTATCCGGAGATTAAATAATGAAAAAAATAATAATGATAGTCATATTTGCATCAATGTTCACTTTCTTATTCGGTTGTAATCAATCCTCGGTAAATACTGATTCTGTATTACCTGCAGCCTATACTCAAGTTCAAAAAACCGCAGTGCTTGATAAATTGACATCGTCAATTATTTTTTCAACTCCAGGAAGCCAGTTTTATTGCGATGGAAGTAAAATCGCATATTATAAAGGTTCGTCAATATGCTTATTTGATACTTCTAAATCTGAAGAATATATAGTTTTAAATGGTGAAGATGAAAACAGATGGCTTTGCGTAAATAATTTTAATCACGGCTATATTCGCTTTTATGAAGGTATTGTATTTGATACGCTAAATATGAAATTATTACCCAAAGACTCGGTGATATCAAGATATAGCTATAATAATGACACAGTATATGCTTCAACTACCGGAGAAAGCAAAATCGGTGACGACGGAATAATCCAATTTAACTCTAACAAAATGGTAGAAGATATACCGGACACAAAAGCAGATATTAATCGCGAGGTGAATACCTGCTACGACTTTTTATGCTTTATTAAAAACAAGGCATATTATTTAAAAAATTATATAGATGGTTCAAAGGATTCCGGATTATATTACTATGATTTGGAATCCGGAGTTGAGAAATTATTGGTCTCGAATAAACCAAACTCTGAAATCAAATACTCCGAAGTCCTACGACCGTTGGGCAATGACTACCTGGCATTGTTTCAGGAAACTTGTGATAACAACTTGCTTTCTCTTTATATTTATACTCCCGACGGTGATCTGCTTGGGAAAGTTGAAGATTTTTCCTTTAGTCTACATGATACAAATTTTGTAGTGAATCAAAACTATTATGGCAACGGTCAGTTTATCTTTGCCACAATCAAAGAAGCTGCAATATACAGATATGACATCCCGACAAAAACCGTCACAAAGCTCGGCGCTGAGCCAAAAAGTGAAGTAAGATACTTATCCGCTTGCGGCGATTTAATAATATACGGCACTTTAAACGATGATGGATGCTATTTGTCGCTATATGCATACAGAGAAAGCGATGGTTCAACAGTGTTGATATGCGACGAAGTCTTGCCAGGTGATACATCAACTTGTCCCGATACGGGAAGCGTTGTATATTCTTCACCTGACGGCAATATTTATGTCGCTTCGGTAAAATAAGACCATACGGCGTTATCCCATCAAAACCTATCCCCGGAACAGGCCTCTGTTCCGGGGGTAACGGCATCAGTTTTATCCAAACAGGAGTAAACAAATGAAAAAACATATAACAGTTTTATTGTCTATTGTGCTTATCACAATATTCCTGCTTGCATCATGCGTGGAAATTGAAACGGATTCAGGATTGCCCGGTAATATGGCAAGCGGAACAAATATCATTGATACCGGAATTATCGGCACCGGAACTGTGCCCCAAACAGACATATCAGATACCGGAATAATATCAGAAACAGCTCCGGATATTTCTAAAGAGACAAATGATACCGTTGAAAGTGAAAACGTTACAGAGCCCTGGGAAACAAATGATACCGTTGAAACCGAAAACGAAACGGAACAACGGGAAACTACCGGAATCTCGCTCCCCGCATTCAGCGCCGTGCTGACCAAAGAGAATAAGATTTATTATTATGAATCGACATCAAAAGAACTCGTAGCTGCCGTAACCGAAAACGACAAAGTTTATAATGGTGTTCTTTCTCCGGACAAGACGCATATTGCTTACTTCCATGATAAGACTTTCGGTGAAGACGGGCAATTTGTGTATCATATGAGAGTTGCCGATATTGGCGGAAAGCCGGTCGGAACCTTTGACTTCACAGACAGCGGTAACTATATATATGGTGCATGGTGGGCAGACAGCCACCGTTATATAATTGACGCTCACCATAATCCGTCTGTTGGTATATATACAGTAATCGACATAGAAACACAGGAGATAATCAGGTATCGCGGAACAAATCTGAGTATGCTGGAAAACGGTGATTTTTTATATGTAGGAGAAATGCATCATCTGGTTCGAGGCAAGCAAACCGGGCGTTTAATGATAAATGAAAAAATGGTTTATAATACCGGCATATATGATGCGATCTTAAGTATGCCTGTAAAATATGGAAATAAATTAGGCTTTATTATCTCAAGCCGTGATTATAATGATTCGTTATATGCAGTCTTGGGTGATCTTTCGGAGTCTCATGACGCTGTAACCGAGGAATACAGGGTGGATATACCATCTGAGTTGCGTTTAGCATATCTTGAACCATATTTTACGGCAGACGGAGAATTTTTAATATTCGCCCGTCTAGATAATAAAGCATATTCTTATAACCCGGATACCAAAAAGCTCGAGGAATGTATGTTGCCGGAAGAAAAACCGAAAGATGAATCAGAAAAGCAGACCGAAGACAGTGTTATGTCTGAAATTAAAAACGCGGTAATAACTCAGCTCAACGATACTTTTGACGGATACAGTATAAGCATCGTGTATTGATATTATTAATAATCTCCTCCAAAACCATATCCCCGGAACAGGCCTCGCCTGTTCCGGGGATTTTAAACAATAAATATTTATTCGTTAATTGAACATTGTTTCAGACATCAACGCTCCGCGATAGCCATGAACCGAAAGCCATCTGCAGGCTGTGAGCACGATCTGCTCAAATTCTGGTATATAGCGTCTGTAATCCGAAAGGAAATACTGCTCATGGATCATCACGGACATGAACCCGGCGCGATGAGGATTAGAATAAATTTCTTCGAGCGCGGGAACGACCTGTTCAAGCTTTATCGTATTTAAAACCTTGTCTATCCGGCCGTACATTACATCCTCGTCGGTATCGAACCAGAAATCGCGATCTCCCACATGGCGCACGAAATCCGCGGGATAATAATACGCGACGAGCGGATTTCCGTTTGGCAATACCTCAAAATAACCTGTCAGCCCCTTATATCCCGCCTGACGCAGCGCACGGACTCCGACGATATTGGAAGCGCCCCAGTGAAGCGTGCATATGTTTGAAAGGGTTTCCTTCCCGGCAAAGCGGACAATCTCTTTATGCACAAGCTTGATATCCTCGGAAATGCGTTCAAATGTCGTATTTTCATAAGGCTTGTCGGGCATTTCTGAACGCGCATGGAAAGAGAGTTTTAGCCAGTCGGAATTCTTAATAAACTCGGACTTAAACTTATCGGTCATCATGGACAAATTGAAATATTTACGTTCTGTTGAAAAGCTTTTTGCGGCGTTAGCATCGAATTCGTAAAAAAGATTCAGATGAACCTTCGCTCCGTAAAGATCATGAGCCTTCTTATAAACTGCAAGATACGGATTTTCGAATACGGATTTGTAAACGTCCTTATTTTCAGTTATATCGGCAAGAAACAGGATATTGTCGTCGGATGAAAGGCGGTATTTACCGATGCAGGAGGCGATGCGGAACACGACAATTTTTGTCTGGGTTCCGTCAGTCAGATTGTCGGCGAAAAGCGTGTTGCGATAGCCGGTCAACGAGGCTTCGCATTCATAGAAGCCGTCGCGGTAAACCGCTTCGTTCTCGTTGATCATTATTTTTTTACCGGCAGGAGCGGCGACACGGGCGGTAATATTGAGGGCTCCGTCTTTTTCGGCTCCGTCATATACATTCATGCAGTCTCCGTCCAGCGGATAAACAAAATAAAACTCTTTATCGTTTCCGAAATAATTTTTCATATTGCATCTCCAAATCAAATAATCGTTTCCTCGCGTATTATATCATAAATAACTTCATAATGCAATTATTTGAGATTTTTATGAACAATATAGATATTTTTGTTGAAACGAATTGCATTTTTATAACCTGTATGATATCATGAAAAACAGCGGTTGAAAAAATTGCTATGAGAGAAAATATCTGATACGGTATATGTAGTTGACGTCTTAAAATATTAAACATATAATATTGGAGGCATCCTGCACGTCATTAAAGCCGCCGTATAAACAATAACGTGTAAATTATTTCAGAAAGGTATAAATAAGATTTATGGAAACCATCAAAACAAACGGATGTGAAATATCCGCATACAAGGGCAAAATCAAACTGATTTCGGGCGCCACAGAGGCAGTGTTTTACGC is drawn from Oscillospiraceae bacterium and contains these coding sequences:
- a CDS encoding peptidoglycan DD-metalloendopeptidase family protein, translating into MKFKKALSGILIMILLITSFSTPTIALPQDETPVTFSRCSGGECDCQNDCCSSCGCAECGGCEECGGECHDDCCAESIVSSSVSKNTVTQTKEITINDLGLDEKTVEEIYKRTMEIKDSYASEKTKEMRSLYFEGKLSEDDWMKYQDERPEEEKYAKPYSQILQEVLSEYVGTEVAESVNITSSGNNVKSGCNHVMGEYYYTYNHPHQQYCDCVAMCGYTEYYNVYGTSPTCCRCNGHTLSNFGTPGSHGEFGHSRSYYCAACNKTGYEYVSVNPCCACGNHVDGLGIHYYDTAHPHAEYYECINCMAVVYTGNNYSGAYPGCSTCNPIHVHSYPSTWSISSTHSAGGHLRYKQCTGTGCSHQITDGYEQHYNNCTSCTHTYPSSWTISSTHTTENGINGHLRYKVCTYSGCNIQTTDGYVISTSCCDCGYHNYSNGPHYDSSHPHAEYYTCTRCGGTNYTGAYYSRVYPGCASCSSISGYYFLTKYGTNMRMNVSGSDDAEGTTVKLYTSDSTMAQKFRIVKESGTEFYKIYAVCSTYGHYRGLALSGNYIVISNNPTSWNLIKQSNGKYKISPQNSSLYINYGLNNMLVLSSVGITWELSEIASESKTICVKINNVPTPGATVEIYAKNHPNKKHVFSTDSNGELQIDLISGLSHGINVTKSGYLIEAFPNVDGGNIASVTNIDLVLVGAMSQYFTAPFSGTITVSSKFGWRCFTYIKNGELKLNYKRHNGIDIPKPSETPIYAICDGIVIQSDFDQYLGYFVTVNSVVNGTEYYTRYQHMFEDTKVGLGQLPDSHIVGQVGDTGEGSGNHLHIQVGIGSVNNVGDPARYFSYSY